One window from the genome of Sulfuricaulis sp. encodes:
- the pepP gene encoding Xaa-Pro aminopeptidase, translating into MDMKVFQKRRETLMSHMGGGVAILPTAPVRVRNRDVHYPYRADSDFYYLTHFPEPDSVLVLVPGRPHGEFILFCRERNPEKEIWEGRRAGLEGAHEIYGADDAFPIDDIDDILPGLLENRDKVFYSMGRYPDFDAHLMNWVNEVRGKTRNGVHAPGEFVALDHILHEMRLFKGPEEIRLMKRAAKISAQAHRRAMQACRPGMMEYEIEAELLHEFRKGGSPSPAYPSIVGGGANGCILHYTENNAELKSGDLLLIDAGAEIDGYAADVTRTFPVSGRYSGEQRAVYELVLAAQKAAIEQVRPGKHWNDPHENAVRVLTQGLKDLGLLNGTVDGHIESGDYKRFYMHRTGHWLGMDVHDVGDYKLDDTWRLLEPGMVLTVEPGLYIAEAKDIPAGFRNIGIRIEDDVLVTREGNEVLSRDAPKNVDEIEALMKR; encoded by the coding sequence ATGGACATGAAAGTTTTCCAGAAACGCCGCGAAACGCTGATGAGCCACATGGGCGGCGGCGTGGCCATTCTGCCGACGGCGCCGGTGCGCGTGCGCAATCGCGACGTGCATTATCCATATCGTGCCGACAGCGATTTTTATTACCTTACCCACTTTCCCGAACCCGACTCGGTGCTGGTGCTGGTGCCGGGACGCCCTCATGGTGAGTTCATATTGTTCTGCCGTGAGCGCAATCCGGAGAAGGAAATCTGGGAGGGCCGGCGCGCGGGACTGGAAGGCGCCCACGAAATTTACGGTGCTGACGACGCCTTTCCCATCGACGATATTGACGACATCCTGCCGGGCCTGCTCGAGAACCGAGACAAGGTTTTTTACAGCATGGGACGCTATCCGGATTTCGATGCGCACCTGATGAACTGGGTCAACGAGGTGCGCGGCAAGACACGCAACGGGGTGCACGCCCCGGGTGAGTTCGTCGCCCTCGATCACATCCTGCACGAGATGCGCCTGTTCAAGGGGCCGGAGGAAATCCGCCTGATGAAGCGCGCCGCCAAGATATCGGCGCAGGCGCACCGGCGCGCCATGCAGGCCTGCCGGCCCGGCATGATGGAGTATGAAATCGAGGCCGAACTGCTGCACGAGTTCCGCAAAGGCGGCAGTCCTTCACCGGCCTACCCGTCGATTGTCGGTGGCGGCGCCAATGGCTGCATCCTGCATTACACCGAGAACAACGCCGAGCTGAAATCCGGCGACTTGTTGCTGATCGACGCCGGCGCCGAGATCGACGGTTACGCCGCCGACGTCACACGTACCTTTCCGGTCAGCGGCCGCTACAGCGGCGAGCAGCGCGCGGTGTACGAGCTGGTACTGGCGGCGCAAAAAGCGGCGATCGAACAGGTCAGGCCCGGCAAGCACTGGAACGATCCGCACGAGAACGCGGTGCGCGTGCTGACGCAGGGGCTCAAGGATCTCGGACTGCTCAATGGCACCGTGGACGGTCATATCGAAAGCGGCGACTACAAGCGCTTCTACATGCACCGTACCGGCCACTGGCTTGGCATGGACGTGCACGACGTCGGCGACTACAAACTGGACGACACCTGGCGCCTGCTCGAACCCGGCATGGTGCTCACCGTCGAGCCCGGCCTCTACATCGCCGAGGCCAAGGACATCCCGGCCGGTTTCCGCAACATCGGTATTCGCATCGAAGACGACGTGCTGGTCACGCGCGAGGGCAACGAGGTGTTGTCACGCGACGCGCCCAAGAACGTTGATGAGATCGAAGCGCTGATGAAGCGGTAA
- a CDS encoding PA2779 family protein, whose translation MEKLRRLTQPVSHLVVLGMLVLSLHLPAANAGMVGTEAVVNAAQAQQSRERLVSSLNRDDVKTQLMARGVDPAQVQARLDSLTDEEVQTLAAKMDQLPAGGDGLGLLVFLFIVLLITDILGFTNIFPFVKHPKR comes from the coding sequence ATGGAAAAACTTCGTCGCCTCACCCAACCCGTGAGCCATCTGGTCGTCCTCGGCATGCTGGTGCTCAGCCTGCACCTGCCCGCCGCGAACGCCGGCATGGTTGGCACCGAAGCGGTGGTCAACGCCGCCCAAGCGCAACAGAGCCGCGAGCGCCTTGTCAGCTCGCTGAACCGCGATGACGTGAAGACCCAGCTCATGGCCCGGGGCGTCGATCCGGCACAGGTGCAAGCGCGCCTCGACAGCCTGACGGATGAGGAAGTCCAGACCCTGGCCGCCAAGATGGATCAACTGCCGGCCGGTGGCGACGGTCTCGGACTGCTCGTATTTCTTTTCATCGTGCTGCTGATCACCGACATCCTCGGTTTCACCAATATCTTCCCGTTTGTTAAACATCCGAAGCGCTAA
- a CDS encoding PA2779 family protein, with amino-acid sequence MKILKRFTNPLRYAMAASMLAISLPMPAANAAMVGTEAAINTAPAQQETERIREALNREEVKAKLLSLGVDPAQIQARVDALTEVEAQALAKHADEMPAAGADTVTWLLIILLIVLII; translated from the coding sequence ATGAAAATCCTTAAACGCTTTACCAACCCCCTACGCTATGCCATGGCCGCCAGCATGCTCGCCATCAGTTTGCCTATGCCCGCCGCCAACGCCGCCATGGTCGGCACGGAGGCTGCGATCAACACCGCGCCGGCACAGCAGGAAACCGAACGCATTCGGGAAGCCCTCAATCGCGAAGAGGTGAAGGCAAAACTGTTATCGCTCGGCGTCGATCCGGCGCAGATACAGGCGCGCGTGGACGCGCTCACTGAAGTGGAGGCACAAGCGCTTGCCAAACATGCCGATGAAATGCCTGCCGCGGGCGCCGACACCGTTACCTGGCTGCTGATAATCTTGCTGATAGTACTTATTATTTAA